The nucleotide window GCGAGCTCGAAGAAGCGGGCATCGACGTCCAGAAGCGCCTCTTCATCTCCGAAGCCACCACTCTCATCCTGCCGTACCACATCGCCATCGACCAGGCGCGCGAAGCCAAGCGCGGCGCCGCGAAGATCGGTACGACGGGTCGCGGCATCGGTCCGGCCTACGAAGACAAGGTGGCACGCCGTGGTCTGCGCGTGCAGGACCTGTTCGAGCCGGAAACCTTCGCCGAGCGCCTGCGCGAGAACCTCGACTACCACAACTTCGTACTCACGCAGTACCTGGGCGCGCCGGCCGTCGACTATCAGCAAACGCTCGACACGATGCTCTCGTACGCCGATCGCCTGAAGCCGATGGTCACGGACGTCTCGCGTCGTCTGTATGACGTGAACAACGAAGGCGGCAACCTGCTGTTCGAAGGCGCGCAAGGCACGCTGCTCGACATCGACCACGGCACTTATCCGTTCGTCACGTCGAGCAACTGCGTCGCGGGTGCGGCATCGGCTGGCGCGGGCGTCGGTCCACAAAAGCTCAACTACGTGCTCGGCATCACCAAGGCGTATTGCACGCGCGTCGGTTCGGGCCCGTTCCCGAGCGAACTGTACGACGCCGACAACGCCGATCGTCAGGAAGAAGTGGGCCTCACGCTCGCCAAGGTCGGCAAGGAATTCGGTTCGGTCACGGGTCGTCCGCGCCGCACCG belongs to Paraburkholderia flagellata and includes:
- a CDS encoding adenylosuccinate synthase; amino-acid sequence: MSASAVNVTPGRNVVVVGTQWGDEGKGKIVDWLTDHAQGVVRFQGGHNAGHTLIIGGKKTILRLIPSGIMRAGVACYIGNGVVLSPEALFKEIGELEEAGIDVQKRLFISEATTLILPYHIAIDQAREAKRGAAKIGTTGRGIGPAYEDKVARRGLRVQDLFEPETFAERLRENLDYHNFVLTQYLGAPAVDYQQTLDTMLSYADRLKPMVTDVSRRLYDVNNEGGNLLFEGAQGTLLDIDHGTYPFVTSSNCVAGAASAGAGVGPQKLNYVLGITKAYCTRVGSGPFPSELYDADNADRQEEVGLTLAKVGKEFGSVTGRPRRTGWLDAAALRRSIQINGVTGLCITKLDVLDGLEEVKLCVGYKVDGKDVDILPRGATQVAACEPVYETFEGWNESTIGITQFDALPKSAQAYLTRVQEVAGVPIDMVSTGPDRDETILLRHPFKV